A genomic segment from Halomonas sp. GD1P12 encodes:
- the kduD gene encoding 2-dehydro-3-deoxy-D-gluconate 5-dehydrogenase KduD: MSNTLFDLSGKVAIITGCNTGLGQGMALGLARAGCHIVGVNRRSPDDTRQRVEALGVEFLSIQEELGSIAPIPSIIEKAEQHFGQTDILINNAGTIRRESALEFTEKDWDEVLDVNLKSIFFLSQAFARACIAKKQRGKIINIASMLSFQGGIRVPSYTASKSGVLGLTRLLANEWASEGINVNAIAPGYMATNNTEALRKDPQRSQEILARIPAGQWGTPDDLAGAAVFLASDASNYVQGHTLAVDGGWLAR; the protein is encoded by the coding sequence ATGAGCAATACTCTTTTTGATTTAAGTGGCAAGGTTGCCATCATCACTGGTTGTAATACAGGATTGGGGCAAGGCATGGCGCTTGGTTTGGCTCGCGCAGGTTGCCACATTGTGGGCGTTAACCGACGTTCGCCGGACGACACCCGCCAGCGGGTTGAAGCATTGGGAGTAGAGTTTTTATCCATTCAGGAAGAACTTGGGAGCATCGCTCCCATCCCCTCTATTATAGAGAAGGCAGAGCAGCACTTTGGCCAAACCGACATCCTGATCAACAATGCGGGCACCATTCGCCGGGAGAGTGCGCTGGAATTCACTGAAAAGGATTGGGATGAAGTGCTCGATGTCAATCTCAAGAGTATTTTCTTTCTGTCTCAGGCTTTCGCGCGAGCCTGCATTGCAAAAAAGCAGCGCGGTAAAATCATAAACATTGCATCAATGCTCTCCTTTCAGGGTGGCATCCGCGTGCCCTCTTATACTGCTTCCAAAAGCGGCGTGCTGGGTCTGACACGCTTATTGGCAAACGAATGGGCGTCCGAGGGTATCAATGTCAATGCCATTGCGCCCGGCTACATGGCCACCAACAACACCGAAGCGCTACGTAAAGACCCGCAGCGAAGTCAAGAAATTCTAGCCCGTATTCCGGCAGGCCAATGGGGTACACCAGACGACTTGGCAGGAGCGGCCGTTTTTCTTGCATCGGATGCCTCGAATTACGTGCAAGGACACACGCTTGCCGTCGATGGAGGGTGGCTAGCCCGTTAA
- a CDS encoding ATP-binding protein, with the protein MKILQRYFSNGARIATFSAILFFFSALATGGMIYYRQYALENRLLENLLWSAYQFDREAREFRLELLQAAPESASAEALLTRFEILYSRQMLLQRGDMGKEIDQVDSLRTRVENSLVEITALDTLLEDLWDNPEGLSPALLESLRARATSLQALTAEVLVETNASVVQARTQERESLNRLYGLALILITLLMLSGALLVRALVLEGRSNLAKARALEKQSLELNATAQKAETASRAKSEFMAIVSHEIRTPLNGIVGMADLLTDEVKTPAANDYLLAIKRSAESLRCAINDILDYTKIESGYLDLNAQPFDLHQCIDELCSGYALQAQARAVAFDATQADDLPRFVIGDRARIRQILMNLINNALKFTEEGFVKCAVTASAPGMVCFEIRDTGCGISEQNQALLFSAFSQVDTSMSRRHEGTGLGLAICKRLVESMGGEIGVISVENVGSRFWFTLALPTCEAPEVYAPQSEQSCTIQNRHILVVEDNPLNQTVACQMLERLGQRASIAENGESALALLAKRRDDIDLVLMDMQMPVLDGLQTTEQWRAREREHGLSPLPIVAMTANVMPEHRARCMQSGMDDMIHKPFTRDELYQMLCRHLSPSPLCEASNARTEEAARAKERASAVSCVAQPDTRVLDPDTCTELKETFDAAALNTLLTTFLNRLDERREKLSSHLAGKRREAFQQEAHSLKGAASSLGCSAIAEWASQMERRALEAPLKELNDGVARLPALKTLTQQVLEKEGVLAG; encoded by the coding sequence ATGAAGATACTCCAGCGCTACTTTTCCAATGGGGCCAGAATCGCCACGTTTTCGGCGATTCTTTTCTTTTTCTCGGCGCTGGCCACCGGTGGCATGATCTATTACCGCCAGTACGCGTTGGAAAATCGCCTGCTCGAAAATCTGCTCTGGTCCGCCTACCAGTTCGACCGCGAGGCGCGGGAGTTTCGGCTGGAGCTTTTACAGGCGGCCCCCGAGAGCGCCTCGGCCGAGGCGCTTTTGACCCGCTTCGAAATTCTCTATAGCCGGCAGATGCTGCTTCAACGTGGAGACATGGGCAAGGAGATCGACCAGGTCGATAGCCTGCGCACGCGGGTAGAGAATTCCCTGGTCGAGATCACGGCGCTGGATACGCTGCTGGAAGATCTGTGGGATAACCCGGAAGGCCTCTCGCCGGCGCTGCTTGAATCGCTGCGTGCTCGGGCAACGAGCCTGCAAGCGCTGACCGCGGAAGTACTGGTCGAAACCAACGCAAGCGTCGTGCAGGCACGCACCCAGGAGCGGGAGAGCTTGAACCGGCTCTATGGGCTTGCGCTGATACTGATTACGCTGTTGATGCTTTCCGGTGCCCTGCTGGTGCGGGCGCTGGTGCTCGAGGGGCGATCGAATCTGGCCAAGGCGCGGGCGCTGGAAAAGCAGAGTCTGGAGCTCAACGCGACCGCGCAAAAGGCGGAAACCGCCAGCCGCGCCAAGTCGGAGTTCATGGCGATCGTCAGCCATGAAATACGCACGCCGCTCAACGGCATCGTCGGCATGGCCGATTTGCTCACGGATGAGGTAAAAACGCCGGCGGCCAACGACTATCTGTTGGCCATCAAGCGAAGCGCCGAGAGCCTTCGCTGCGCGATCAACGATATTCTGGACTACACCAAGATCGAGTCGGGCTATCTGGATCTCAACGCCCAGCCCTTCGATCTGCATCAGTGCATCGACGAGCTCTGCTCCGGTTACGCGCTGCAGGCGCAGGCCCGCGCCGTGGCGTTCGATGCTACCCAAGCCGACGATCTGCCGCGCTTTGTTATAGGCGACCGCGCACGCATCCGCCAAATTTTGATGAACCTGATCAACAACGCGCTGAAATTCACCGAGGAAGGGTTCGTCAAGTGCGCGGTGACCGCCTCGGCGCCGGGCATGGTCTGCTTCGAGATTCGCGATACCGGCTGCGGCATCAGCGAGCAGAATCAGGCCCTGCTGTTTTCAGCGTTCTCCCAGGTCGATACGTCGATGTCTCGCCGCCACGAAGGCACGGGGCTGGGGCTTGCAATCTGCAAGCGGCTGGTCGAGTCGATGGGAGGCGAGATCGGTGTCATCAGCGTGGAAAACGTAGGCAGTCGCTTCTGGTTCACGTTGGCGCTGCCTACCTGTGAGGCGCCGGAGGTTTACGCTCCGCAAAGCGAGCAATCCTGCACTATTCAAAACCGACACATTCTGGTGGTCGAGGATAATCCGCTCAACCAGACCGTCGCGTGCCAAATGCTCGAGCGGCTGGGCCAGCGCGCAAGCATTGCTGAAAACGGTGAGTCGGCGCTTGCCCTGCTGGCCAAACGGCGCGACGACATCGATCTGGTGCTCATGGATATGCAGATGCCAGTGCTGGATGGGCTGCAAACCACCGAGCAGTGGCGCGCTCGGGAACGCGAACACGGGCTTTCACCTCTGCCGATCGTCGCCATGACCGCCAACGTCATGCCGGAGCACCGCGCACGCTGTATGCAAAGTGGTATGGACGACATGATTCATAAGCCCTTTACCCGCGACGAGCTGTACCAGATGCTCTGTCGCCACCTGTCGCCATCGCCTTTGTGTGAAGCGTCGAACGCGCGAACCGAAGAGGCGGCAAGGGCGAAAGAGAGGGCTTCTGCCGTGAGCTGCGTTGCCCAGCCGGATACCCGTGTGCTCGACCCGGATACCTGCACGGAACTCAAGGAGACGTTCGATGCCGCAGCGCTGAACACGCTTTTGACAACCTTTCTAAATCGATTGGACGAGCGCCGGGAAAAACTTTCGAGCCACTTGGCCGGCAAGCGACGCGAGGCGTTTCAACAGGAGGCACACTCGCTCAAGGGGGCGGCGTCATCGCTTGGCTGTTCGGCCATCGCCGAGTGGGCAAGCCAGATGGAGCGCCGGGCGCTCGAGGCGCCCCTGAAGGAGTTGAACGACGGGGTGGCGCGTCTGCCCGCCTTGAAAACGTTGACTCAGCAGGTGCTCGAGAAGGAGGGGGTACTGGCGGGTTGA
- a CDS encoding response regulator transcription factor has protein sequence MHIGVLEDDPDQQAYIEQCLAVEQHRVSLFGRASELRRHMDQQLFDFLIIDWRLPDGCGMDVVGHLRRHDGWKGPILFITASQHEDDVVQALEQGADDFLAKPLRPRELLARINALGRRTWQSPAPAAASIGDAYSMDSDQRQIYLNAEPADLTEREYRLAALLFSKLGATLTRPHLLELVWGLKGDLPTRTVDTHVSRLRRKLELDGRHGLRLKSVYQSGYRLESCSPSD, from the coding sequence ATGCATATTGGTGTATTGGAAGACGACCCGGATCAGCAGGCGTACATCGAGCAGTGCCTGGCGGTCGAACAGCACCGGGTGTCGCTGTTTGGTCGCGCAAGCGAGCTTCGTCGGCACATGGATCAGCAGCTTTTCGATTTTCTGATCATCGACTGGCGGCTGCCCGACGGCTGCGGTATGGATGTAGTGGGGCATCTACGCCGCCACGATGGCTGGAAGGGACCGATTCTCTTCATTACGGCAAGCCAGCATGAAGACGACGTGGTGCAGGCGCTGGAACAAGGCGCCGATGACTTTCTCGCCAAACCGCTACGCCCTAGAGAGCTGTTGGCGCGAATCAACGCGCTCGGCCGGCGCACCTGGCAGTCGCCGGCGCCGGCCGCCGCAAGTATTGGCGATGCCTACTCGATGGATAGCGACCAGCGCCAGATTTATCTTAACGCCGAACCTGCGGACCTGACGGAGCGCGAGTACCGTTTGGCCGCGCTACTGTTCAGCAAGCTCGGCGCCACGCTCACTCGGCCGCACCTGTTGGAGCTGGTGTGGGGGTTGAAGGGGGACCTGCCGACTCGCACCGTCGACACCCACGTCAGCCGCCTGCGGCGCAAACTGGAGCTCGACGGCCGCCACGGGCTGCGGCTGAAAAGCGTGTATCAGTCGGGGTATCGGCTGGAGAGCTGCTCACCAAGCGATTAA
- a CDS encoding EAL domain-containing response regulator, protein MAATALVIDDDRDVQLLSKLLLEQHGFAVETVGSLGELVRQPSLLEATLILLDLELGEFTGLDILDYLYDLRLNAAILLISASASENVTRAIDAGRAKGLQMLGFLPKSGFLTGLPAFLSPLEAKAGMPTAEDLTQALEGGELFLVYQPQQDLQRGAIKGVEALVRWQHPTLGLLFPDSFIPMAEKHGLIGALTWQVLELALAQQVRWQAKGWALNVAVNVPADFVKEEGVIESFKRLKSHYVTGPARLTLELTESVGIECLNYARHVLEALRDLGCRLSLDDFGTGYSSLRQLYRLPFDELKVDRSFVSLMEQDDAARAISLSVIDLGKRMGLEVVAEGIETQVQLDLLTEAGCSMGQGYYLARPQSAAAFEQWLGERRSHESAQPASTPSFSSTC, encoded by the coding sequence ATGGCCGCTACGGCGCTTGTAATCGATGACGACAGGGACGTCCAGCTACTGAGCAAACTGCTGCTGGAGCAGCATGGTTTCGCGGTCGAAACGGTGGGCAGTTTAGGTGAACTGGTTCGTCAACCCTCGCTGCTCGAGGCGACGCTTATTCTCCTCGATCTGGAGCTTGGCGAGTTTACCGGTCTCGATATTCTCGATTACCTCTACGACCTGCGCCTGAACGCGGCGATTTTACTGATTAGCGCCAGCGCCTCCGAGAACGTGACCCGCGCCATCGACGCCGGCCGAGCGAAGGGGCTGCAAATGCTGGGCTTTTTGCCCAAGTCCGGCTTCCTGACCGGCCTGCCGGCGTTTCTTTCACCGCTCGAGGCGAAGGCCGGGATGCCAACGGCCGAGGACCTCACCCAGGCCCTCGAGGGCGGCGAGCTGTTTTTGGTCTATCAGCCCCAGCAGGATTTGCAGCGGGGCGCTATCAAAGGCGTCGAAGCGTTGGTGCGGTGGCAACATCCGACGCTTGGGCTGCTGTTTCCAGATAGCTTCATCCCGATGGCAGAAAAGCATGGTCTGATAGGCGCGCTGACCTGGCAGGTGCTCGAACTTGCGCTGGCCCAGCAGGTCCGCTGGCAGGCCAAGGGCTGGGCTTTGAACGTCGCCGTCAACGTCCCGGCGGATTTCGTCAAGGAGGAAGGCGTCATCGAGTCGTTCAAGCGACTCAAAAGCCATTACGTCACGGGGCCGGCGCGCCTGACGCTGGAACTAACGGAGTCGGTGGGAATAGAGTGTTTGAACTATGCGCGCCACGTACTGGAGGCGCTGCGCGATCTGGGCTGTCGTTTGTCACTCGATGATTTCGGCACCGGCTACTCCTCGCTAAGACAGCTCTACCGACTTCCCTTTGACGAGCTCAAGGTGGATCGCAGCTTCGTCTCATTGATGGAGCAGGACGACGCCGCGCGCGCGATTTCGCTTTCCGTGATCGATCTGGGCAAACGCATGGGGCTCGAAGTCGTCGCCGAGGGCATCGAGACCCAGGTGCAGCTCGATCTGCTAACCGAGGCGGGGTGCAGTATGGGGCAAGGGTATTACCTCGCCCGACCGCAAAGCGCGGCGGCTTTTGAGCAGTGGCTGGGGGAGCGTCGCTCACACGAGTCGGCTCAACCCGCCAGTACCCCCTCCTTCTCGAGCACCTGCTGA
- a CDS encoding ABC transporter ATP-binding protein — MALLSSTSSIAGFFSVFRYSRRALSLVWDTSRWMTLGLALCTLVAGVLPAVAAWVGQLIVDGVVGAMQTFEAAEDPVLWIILAPVLWLVALEALIIAVMALAQRGLAAQQSLLRALLGQKVNVLILEKAGTLSLSQFEDSELYDKLTRARREASTRPLALVTKTFGFLQNAISLCSFSVLLVQFSPWALLILAAGAVPVFVSEAKFSGDAFRLFRRRSPETRMQSYLETVLAREDSIKEVKLFGLEPLFLSRYRAIFDRLFAEDRLLTLKREGWGFLLGLLGTATFYIAYGWVVLETVIGAITLGQMTMYLMVFKQGQSALSAILTAISGMYEDNLYLSNLYDYLEHPTEAEGGTLTQGKVPGDGLRFESVTFAYPNGRVVLRDISLHLAPGQSLALVGENGSGKTTLIKLLTRLYSPVEGRILLDGSDLRDWEAQTLRKRVGVIFQDFVRYQLPVGENLGVGDIDAFDDQSRWQQAAHFGLADGFIEQMPAGYQTQLGRWFKNGQELSGGQWQKVALSRAYMRKEADILVLDEPTAAMDAAAEADVFARFRAHSRDKMTILISHRFSTVRSADLILVMDQGHIIERGTHDALLAENGRYAQLFRLQAKGYQ; from the coding sequence ATGGCCCTGTTGAGCTCTACATCGTCGATTGCCGGCTTTTTCAGCGTGTTTCGCTACAGCCGGCGGGCGCTTTCGCTGGTGTGGGACACCTCGCGCTGGATGACGCTAGGGCTTGCGCTGTGCACGCTGGTGGCCGGGGTGCTGCCGGCGGTGGCGGCCTGGGTGGGCCAGTTGATCGTCGACGGCGTGGTCGGCGCCATGCAGACGTTTGAAGCCGCCGAGGACCCGGTGCTTTGGATCATTCTGGCGCCGGTGCTGTGGCTGGTGGCCCTCGAGGCGCTGATCATCGCGGTGATGGCGCTGGCTCAGCGCGGGCTCGCCGCTCAGCAGTCGCTTTTGCGCGCGCTGCTGGGCCAGAAGGTGAACGTGCTGATTCTGGAAAAAGCGGGCACGCTATCGCTTTCCCAGTTCGAGGACTCCGAACTCTACGACAAGCTGACCCGCGCCCGGCGCGAGGCCTCGACGCGGCCGCTGGCGCTGGTGACCAAAACCTTCGGCTTTCTGCAAAACGCGATATCGCTTTGTAGCTTCAGCGTGCTGCTGGTGCAGTTTTCGCCCTGGGCGCTGTTGATTCTGGCTGCCGGCGCCGTGCCGGTGTTCGTTTCTGAAGCGAAGTTCTCCGGCGATGCCTTTCGCCTTTTTCGCCGGCGCTCGCCGGAAACGCGCATGCAGAGCTACCTGGAAACCGTGCTGGCGCGCGAGGACAGTATCAAGGAGGTCAAGCTCTTCGGCCTGGAGCCGCTGTTTCTGAGTCGCTACCGGGCCATCTTCGATCGACTGTTCGCCGAGGATCGGCTTTTGACCCTCAAGCGCGAAGGCTGGGGATTTCTGCTGGGGCTTTTGGGCACCGCCACGTTTTATATCGCCTACGGCTGGGTGGTGCTCGAAACCGTGATCGGCGCGATCACGCTTGGACAGATGACGATGTACCTGATGGTATTCAAGCAGGGCCAGTCGGCGCTGTCGGCCATTCTCACCGCGATCAGCGGCATGTACGAGGATAACCTCTACCTGTCCAACCTTTACGACTACCTGGAACACCCCACCGAGGCAGAAGGCGGCACGCTGACTCAAGGCAAGGTGCCCGGCGACGGGCTGCGCTTCGAGAGCGTCACGTTCGCCTACCCAAACGGGCGCGTCGTACTTCGCGATATTTCGCTGCACCTGGCACCGGGCCAGAGCCTGGCGCTGGTGGGCGAAAATGGCTCGGGGAAGACGACGCTGATCAAGCTGTTGACGCGGCTCTACTCGCCCGTTGAAGGTCGCATTCTGCTCGATGGCAGCGACCTGCGCGATTGGGAGGCGCAGACGTTAAGAAAACGCGTCGGCGTGATCTTCCAGGACTTCGTGCGCTATCAGCTACCGGTGGGCGAAAACCTGGGCGTGGGCGACATCGACGCCTTCGATGACCAGAGCCGTTGGCAGCAGGCGGCGCACTTTGGGCTGGCCGATGGTTTCATCGAACAGATGCCCGCCGGCTACCAGACCCAGCTTGGCCGCTGGTTCAAAAATGGTCAGGAGCTTTCCGGCGGCCAGTGGCAGAAAGTAGCGCTTTCGCGCGCCTACATGCGCAAGGAGGCGGATATTTTAGTACTCGACGAGCCCACCGCCGCCATGGACGCCGCCGCCGAGGCCGACGTCTTCGCCCGCTTTCGCGCCCACAGCCGCGACAAGATGACGATTTTGATCTCGCACCGCTTCTCCACCGTGCGAAGCGCGGATCTGATCCTGGTCATGGACCAGGGTCATATCATCGAGCGCGGCACCCACGACGCGCTGCTGGCAGAAAATGGCCGCTACGCGCAGCTTTTCCGTTTGCAGGCAAAGGGTTATCAATAG
- a CDS encoding methyl-accepting chemotaxis protein — protein MNRFRLIKVKYALVFIAVALSLLLVVLADTQLVNTVKHRLDTFIDHYIPASTATLNGDRDLYQARLAEVTTLLTPAGSTRAAELFDEFRDNAQQAQERMALYLERMQDYPALTSQTDGFEALYSAWLSSASQVFDLHQRGQLTEALALMNGESLEHFNELRAVYDIAGASIETAIYEAQAAVVQRIHSQQMATFLFALAVFVIASLIAVMGPRMMSRALRQISRRIDDISNGDGDLTARIDSQRRDEIGELAHAFDGFIRHIDKTLQSVSASTASLTHASTEIATGSQELSARTEQAAANLQQTSASMEEIAAVVKAASDSAQQADQLALSTRELAQQGQHSMASVEQTMDDISTSSSEISSIVTLIEGIAFQTNILALNASVEAARAGEHGRGFAVVAQEVRMLASRSSEASSNIAALIASSMSRTEVGVGQVKHTGRLMAEMVKSIERVSDVIAEISAGAREQSVGIGQVNDAVSELDGMTQHNASMVEESSAAAAELSAQAARLGELVGAFKLSETPSQASTPRTPASAPPVSRPLERRLSPAPAQPEWTAF, from the coding sequence ATGAACCGTTTCCGTCTTATAAAAGTGAAGTATGCGCTGGTGTTCATCGCCGTCGCCCTGTCGCTTCTTCTGGTCGTGCTGGCTGACACGCAGCTGGTCAACACGGTCAAACATCGTCTGGATACGTTTATCGACCACTACATTCCTGCCTCGACGGCCACGCTCAACGGCGACCGTGACCTCTACCAGGCACGTCTTGCCGAGGTAACGACGCTGCTTACGCCGGCCGGCTCGACACGCGCCGCCGAGCTTTTCGACGAGTTTCGCGACAACGCGCAGCAGGCCCAGGAGCGCATGGCGCTCTATCTCGAACGGATGCAGGACTATCCAGCGCTGACATCGCAAACCGACGGTTTCGAGGCGCTTTACAGTGCCTGGCTTTCGAGCGCGTCGCAGGTATTCGATCTGCACCAACGCGGCCAGTTGACCGAGGCACTGGCGCTGATGAACGGTGAATCGCTCGAGCACTTCAACGAGCTGCGCGCCGTTTATGACATCGCGGGCGCGAGCATCGAAACCGCCATTTACGAAGCCCAGGCGGCGGTCGTTCAACGTATTCACTCGCAGCAGATGGCGACGTTCCTCTTTGCCCTGGCGGTGTTCGTCATCGCGTCACTGATTGCCGTGATGGGTCCTCGGATGATGTCCAGGGCGCTGCGTCAGATCAGCCGGCGTATCGATGACATCAGTAACGGCGATGGCGATTTGACCGCGCGTATCGATAGCCAGCGCCGCGACGAGATCGGCGAGCTGGCGCACGCTTTTGATGGTTTCATTCGCCACATCGACAAGACGCTGCAGAGCGTCAGCGCCAGTACCGCAAGCCTCACTCACGCCTCGACGGAAATCGCGACCGGCAGTCAGGAACTCTCCGCGCGTACCGAGCAGGCCGCCGCCAACCTGCAGCAAACCTCGGCCTCGATGGAGGAGATCGCCGCGGTCGTCAAGGCCGCCTCGGATTCGGCGCAACAGGCCGATCAGTTGGCGCTTTCCACGCGCGAGCTCGCGCAGCAAGGCCAGCACTCCATGGCGAGCGTCGAGCAGACCATGGACGACATCAGCACGTCGTCGTCGGAAATCAGCAGCATCGTGACGCTGATCGAGGGCATCGCGTTTCAAACCAACATTCTGGCGCTCAACGCCTCGGTGGAAGCGGCGCGGGCCGGTGAGCACGGTCGCGGCTTTGCAGTGGTCGCTCAGGAGGTGCGCATGCTTGCCAGCCGCTCGAGCGAAGCGTCCAGCAACATCGCCGCGCTGATCGCTAGCTCCATGAGCCGAACCGAGGTGGGCGTTGGCCAGGTCAAGCATACCGGGCGGCTGATGGCAGAGATGGTGAAAAGCATCGAGCGCGTCTCTGACGTTATCGCAGAAATCAGCGCCGGTGCCCGAGAGCAGAGCGTGGGCATCGGTCAGGTCAACGATGCGGTGAGCGAGCTCGACGGCATGACGCAGCACAACGCCTCGATGGTCGAAGAGTCGAGCGCGGCGGCGGCAGAGCTTAGCGCTCAGGCCGCGCGGCTTGGTGAGTTGGTGGGCGCATTCAAACTCAGCGAGACACCGTCACAAGCTTCCACGCCACGTACGCCTGCCAGCGCCCCGCCTGTTTCCAGGCCTTTGGAGCGCCGCCTCTCGCCGGCGCCGGCTCAACCCGAGTGGACCGCCTTTTGA
- a CDS encoding molybdopterin-dependent oxidoreductase, with amino-acid sequence MRYPVALAPALLLLSLSAAGENLEPPKGPVLLVVSGNLDNTNVGDEAHFDRAMLEALEQHDTLTHTPWHDGAVNFSGPLGRALLEAVGSDSDQVRVTALNDYAATIPVSDFYQYDVIFAMRADGEPLRVRDQGPLFVIYPFDDDPNLLNELTLTRSVWQVNRLDIE; translated from the coding sequence ATGCGCTACCCGGTCGCCCTTGCCCCCGCGTTACTGTTACTCTCTTTATCGGCCGCTGGCGAAAATCTTGAGCCGCCCAAGGGGCCCGTGCTGCTCGTCGTGTCGGGCAATCTCGACAACACCAACGTCGGTGACGAGGCGCATTTTGATCGCGCGATGCTGGAGGCGCTCGAGCAGCACGACACCCTCACGCATACGCCCTGGCACGACGGCGCGGTCAATTTTTCCGGCCCTTTGGGCCGCGCGCTACTCGAAGCCGTGGGCAGCGACAGCGACCAGGTGCGGGTCACGGCGCTCAATGACTACGCGGCGACGATACCGGTCAGCGATTTCTATCAGTACGATGTGATCTTTGCGATGCGCGCCGACGGCGAGCCGCTTCGCGTACGCGACCAGGGGCCGCTGTTCGTGATCTATCCCTTCGACGATGACCCGAATCTTTTGAACGAACTCACGCTCACCCGCTCGGTGTGGCAGGTCAACCGACTCGACATCGAGTAA
- the kdgR gene encoding DNA-binding transcriptional regulator KdgR, with protein MAASQKPDNVAAVMKVFAILEGLAAQPSIGLSELSQRSLTSKSTAYRFLQTMKELGYVSQEEESEKYALTFKLFELGGAALEHVELIPLANVEMRKLSEQTHEAIHLGALDEDSQHIVYLHKYDSQFNLCMNSRVGRRSPVYSTSMGKTLLAWMDDNRAQEILAKTHFIARTRYTLTSAQQVLDELPGIRQEGVAEDREEAELGVRCLSVPVFDRFGQAIAALSLSFPVVRYEEQKRDEYMALLFDAGKRISSGLGFYDYPFSRS; from the coding sequence ATGGCCGCTTCCCAGAAGCCCGACAATGTGGCTGCGGTAATGAAGGTTTTTGCAATCCTGGAAGGGCTCGCCGCGCAGCCTAGTATTGGCCTTTCTGAGCTCTCGCAGCGTTCGCTTACCTCGAAAAGTACGGCCTATCGGTTTTTGCAGACCATGAAAGAGCTGGGCTATGTCTCGCAGGAGGAGGAGTCGGAGAAGTACGCGCTGACCTTCAAGCTTTTTGAATTAGGTGGGGCGGCTCTTGAGCATGTCGAGCTAATTCCATTGGCTAATGTTGAGATGCGCAAACTTTCAGAGCAGACCCACGAGGCGATCCACTTGGGAGCCCTGGACGAAGATAGCCAGCATATTGTCTACCTGCACAAATACGACTCGCAGTTCAATTTGTGCATGAATTCCAGGGTGGGGCGCCGAAGTCCGGTTTATTCAACATCGATGGGCAAGACACTGCTTGCATGGATGGATGACAATAGAGCGCAGGAGATACTTGCCAAAACGCATTTTATTGCAAGAACAAGGTACACATTGACCAGTGCACAGCAGGTCCTGGATGAGTTACCCGGCATCCGTCAAGAGGGCGTTGCTGAAGACAGGGAGGAAGCCGAACTGGGCGTTCGATGCTTGTCGGTTCCGGTGTTTGATCGGTTTGGGCAGGCAATTGCTGCCTTGAGCCTATCGTTTCCCGTAGTACGTTATGAAGAGCAAAAACGCGACGAGTATATGGCGCTGCTTTTTGACGCAGGGAAGCGAATTTCTTCAGGACTGGGGTTTTACGATTACCCATTCTCTCGTTCTTGA
- the kduI gene encoding 5-dehydro-4-deoxy-D-glucuronate isomerase, translating into MEFREAIHSEHAKQLDTESLRNQFLIEKLFQEGELTVVYSHLDRLIVGGALPVDSPIAISTSMCQHTGTDYFLERRELGTINIGGPGSITVDGTRYEVATHEGVYIGKESRDVQFESDDANNPAAFYMCCTPAHQQYPTRKVTLEDASPQTLGNAANSNERTIYKYFVPDVLPTCQLLMGMTRLEEGSLWNTMPCHTHERRMEAYFYFDMADDSVVFHMMGKPQETRHLVVRNRQVALSPSWSIHSGVGTGRYTFIWAMAGENQTFSDMDHIPMDELR; encoded by the coding sequence ATGGAATTTCGTGAAGCTATTCATAGCGAGCATGCAAAACAGCTGGATACTGAAAGCCTTCGCAACCAGTTTCTTATTGAAAAATTATTTCAAGAGGGCGAACTTACGGTCGTATACAGCCACCTGGATAGATTGATAGTAGGCGGTGCGCTGCCGGTCGATAGTCCGATCGCCATATCGACATCCATGTGTCAACACACGGGCACCGACTACTTCCTCGAGCGGCGTGAACTAGGCACCATCAATATTGGTGGGCCTGGCAGCATTACCGTGGATGGAACACGCTACGAGGTTGCGACCCATGAAGGGGTCTATATCGGCAAAGAGAGTCGTGATGTCCAGTTTGAGAGCGATGATGCTAATAACCCGGCCGCTTTTTATATGTGCTGTACGCCTGCCCATCAGCAATACCCTACCCGGAAAGTAACTCTTGAAGATGCCTCACCTCAAACGCTAGGCAACGCCGCCAACAGCAACGAACGCACCATTTACAAGTATTTCGTACCGGATGTGCTACCTACCTGCCAGCTATTGATGGGCATGACCCGCTTGGAAGAAGGTAGCCTATGGAATACCATGCCCTGCCATACTCATGAGCGCAGGATGGAAGCCTATTTCTATTTCGACATGGCAGATGACAGCGTCGTATTTCATATGATGGGCAAACCTCAGGAAACGCGTCATCTCGTGGTCCGTAATCGTCAGGTTGCGCTTTCGCCCAGCTGGTCGATTCATTCTGGCGTCGGCACCGGTCGCTATACCTTTATCTGGGCCATGGCCGGCGAGAACCAAACGTTCTCCGATATGGATCATATCCCCATGGATGAACTTCGCTAA